A window of the Nyctibius grandis isolate bNycGra1 chromosome 9, bNycGra1.pri, whole genome shotgun sequence genome harbors these coding sequences:
- the IQCB1 gene encoding IQ calmodulin-binding motif-containing protein 1, giving the protein MANAPSAGLAAADPRVRALAAQVTESREQDIPLLLLKLKGILNSASLGCEESKKIKQDIYDYDLTQYCLLVLRQDHSRLRGGWATAAQLAEILSHCCVGLEVKEDPEEFYKKFLPSAIDNLLVLGRRLQARFIRAIEDEEKQDFLHWFQTVTDAICWLFCGHVQLAACVLQNDRFLQLLITDDVETAMIMMSVLHKILRVNSSVLLQVDEETLHSVLDELIYKLSSTTNPVIGNAATKLLLLVAKFCKQLVKLLTARYKGLKGLLSKQWTGKGFDRDLSQLLDLLYLEQSNGKGEMQRQHQAACIIQAMWRGFQTRKRLKKLPQAVTTLQRSFRAKREQELHLKKQKEDEALKLQMQLQRERAMRLFRERQLAVLEIIHASQVNKYMEEMEGKSALTIQRFWRGYRARRNFHQQRQCLKEYKAAVIIQRAACKFLEKQRRRRLLSPWKDPKGLTDEQRLALQQKVDDYIKLHPASQMSEEMSKELHMQAQEKLAQFLLRSRLDQRAAQRRETLLAQVNTDVELLMNAPGLAESTEKDLDVFVSRSIPVATKARQSHNTMMKYTRWPWWKKLGDEFVEDDVIPDDALNAELGTLFVSGRKSF; this is encoded by the exons ATGGCCAACGCGCCCAGCGCGGGGCTGGCAGCTGCGGATCCCCGGGTACGGGCCTTAGCTGCTCAGGTCACTGAGAGCAGAGAACAGGACATCCCCCTGCTACTTCTGAAGTTAAAGG GAATTTTAAATAGTGCTTCCTTGGGATGTGAAGAATccaaaaaaattaagcaagatATATACGATTATGATCTTACTCAGTACTGCCTGCTGGTCCTTAGGCAAGACCACTCTCGGCTGCGTGGAGGCTGGGCTACTGCTGCCCAGCTAGCAGAGATACTGAG TCATTGTTGTGTAGGACTAGAGGTGAAAGAAGATCCTGAGGAATTTTACAAGAAATTCCTTCCTTCGGCTATAGACAACCTGCTGGTTTTGGGAAGACGCTTGCAAGCACGATTTATCCGAGCAATCGAG gatgaagaaaaacaagattttttacACTGGTTCCAAACAGTAACTGATGCCATCTGCTGGCTGTTCTGTGGGCACGTTCAACTAGCAGCGTGTG taCTGCAAAACGATCGCTTCCTGCAGTTGTTAATAACAGATGATGTTGAAACGGCAATGATAATGATGTCTGTTTTACACAAAATTTTGAGGGTCAATAG ttctgtCTTGCTTCAGGTTGATGAAGAGACCCTTCACTCTGTTTTGGATGAACTTATTTATAAGCTTTCATCTACCACCAATCCTGTCATAGGAAATGCTGCTACGAAACTGCTGTTGTTGGTGGCAAAATTTTGCAAGCAGCTTGTGAAGTTGCTCACAGCTCGCTACAAAG gATTAAAAGGGCTTTTAAGTAAACAGTGGACTGGCAAAGGATTTGACAGGGATCTCAGCCAACTCTTGGACCTGCTGTACTTGGAACAATCcaatggaaaaggagaaatgcag AGGCAGCATCAAGCAGCTTGTATAATCCAGGCTATGTGGAGGGGATTTCAGAcaaggaaaaggctgaaaaaactACCCCAAGCAGTGACCACTTTGCAAAGAAGCTTCAG AGCTAAACGGGAACAggagctgcatttaaaaaaacagaaggaagatgAGGCTCTAAAACTGCAAATGCAACTTCAGAGAGAGCGGGCCATGAGACTCTTTCGTGAACGACAGCTGGCCGTACTGGAAATAATCCATGCCA GTCAGGTAAATAAGTACATGGAGGAAATGGAGGGGAAATCAGCATTAACTATCCAGAGATTCTGGCGAGGGTATAGAGCAAGAAGAAATTTTCATCAACAGAGGCAATGTCTTAAGGAGTATAAAGCGGCTGTCATCATTCAGAGAGCA GCTTGTAAATtcttggaaaaacaaagaaggagGAGACTTCTCTCTCCTTGGAAAGATCCTAAGGGACTGACTGATGAGCAGAGACTAGCTTTGCAGCAGAAGGTGGATGACTACATCAAATTGCATCCG GCTTCCCAAATGTCAGAAGAAATGAGTAAAGAATTACATATGCAGGCCCAGGAAAAGTTGGCACAGTTCCTGTTGAGGAGCAGACTGGATCAGAGAGCAGCGCAGCGGAGAGAGACGTTACTGGCTCAGGTCAACACCGATGTGGAGCTGCTAATGA ATGCTCCAGGGTTAGCagagagcacagaaaaagaTCTTGATGTCTTTGTGAGTCGATCAATCCCTGTAGCTACCAAGGCAAGACAATCCCACAACACTATGATGAAATACACTCGCTGGCCATGGTGGAAGAAGCTTGGAGACGAGTTTGTGGAGGATGATGTCATTCCTGATGATGCCCTAAATGCAGAACTGGGAACTCTATTTGTTAGTGGAAGGAAATCCTTTTAG
- the EAF2 gene encoding ELL-associated factor 2: protein MNGAVPSLFDPKERVLKLGESFEKQPRCAFHTVRYDFKPASIDMSCEGDLEVGKGEQVTITLPNIEGSTPPVTVFKGSKKPYLKECILIINHDTGECRLEKLSSNITVKKTRAEGSSKVQSRIEQQQQQMRNAAKVPNNIRNSPPKEKMFPSSPMDDIERELKAEASIMDQLSSSDSSSDSKSSSSSSSSSENSSSDSEDEETKPSLPISMPYLQPQPTVSAMPQQAVPDKDASHNRSQESSGHMMNTLRNDLQLSESGSDSDD, encoded by the exons ATGAACGGAGCGGTCCCGTCGCTTTTCGACCCTAAGGAGCGAGTGTTGAAACTGGGCGAGAGCTTCGAGAAACAACCGCGCTGCGCCTTCCACACCGTCCGCT atGACTTTAAGCCTGCGTCTATTGATATGTCCTGTGAAGGAGACCTTGAAGTTGGCAAAGGTGAACAGGTGACAATAACACTGCCAAATATTGAG GGCTCAACTCCACCAGTGACTGTGTTCAAGGGCTCGAAGAAGCCTTACCTAAAAGAATGTATCTTAATTATCAACCATGACACTGGAGAATGTCGCCTGGAGAAACTTAGTAGCAACATCACTGTGAAAAAAACCAG GGCTGAAGGAAGCAGTAAAGTCCAGTCTCGCATagagcagcaacagcagcaaatgcGAAATGCAGCTAAGGTTCCAAACAACATTAGAAATTCTCCaccaaaagaaaagatgtttccGTCTTCTCCTATGGATGATATTGAACGAG agctaAAAGCAGAAGCCAGTATCATGGACCAGCTGAGTAGCTCTGACAGTTCATCTGACTCTAAAAGTTCTTCATCCTCTTCATCAAGTAGTGAAAATAGTTCTAGTGATTCTGAAGATGAGGAAACGAAGCCCTCTCTTCCTATATCAATGCCGTATTTGCAGCCACAGCCTACTGTGTCTGCCATGCCACAACAGGCTGTCCCTGACAAAGATGCCAGTCATAACAGATCCCAAGAGAGCAGTGGTCATATGATGAATACACTAC GAAATGACTTGCAGCTGAGTGAATCTGGAAGCGATAGTGATGACTGA